AATAAGTAGCTTAGCTGCGTTGTTATCTGGTTttaatttctgtttgttttcaattatgaTGCGCAACACAtgatatcaaaatataatgcgcataaattaattaagagcGGAAACACTTCGACAAAAGAGTAGAAAAAAACggtatacaaaaacaaatggatTGAAcaagaaactgaaactgaaataattataaagatttttcgaatatttatgaagtttaattgaaatcgTAAAACTggaaattagtttaaaattaagcATCTCCGATTCGCATGTTTTCccaaaatatatgttaattatttttttgactgcaacttaattaacaaaataaaaaacgggTTAGCACTCATCGGAAATTGATTGGAAatagcaaataacaaaatattaactaaaaagataagtgttttttatgtttttttttttgggatttgttttcgtttcaaTTTAGTGTGGTCCGCTGAAAAGTTGTAAGAATAATGTCGACAATTTGTCAGATATTCCAACCGGTTTGCCAGATTAGAGAAGTAATATATtagagacgacgacgaccaaaacaaaaaaaaaaaccaaaccaaactcAAATCAAGcaaaagaatattttgtttgctgaaGATTTATGAGGCAGCTGTTCGCATTGAACCCGCCGTCAAGAGGTTAAGACCAaaagatgctgctgctgtggcgaaCATTCAACTTTTCGCTTTCAATTGATTGCCCGCCCCGACCacttgattgattgactgactgactgactgagtgaacTAATGTGTGGGTGGTTATCTCAATTAAGACTACAGACAGAGGCAGCGAACAACACTCAGCCAGCTTCCTAATTTTGTTGAGTGCTGACTGAATGATTTCTGTAAATGATGTTTACAATTTTCGattgcaatttgttaatttatttgcccacatatttcatattcatactTCTATCGTCATGATTAACAACTTTATTATGGATTCGTAGAATTATGTCTGCTTTATAATTTTCGCATAAATATTAAGCCGCACGCTCTCAAGGTTTATTGAAATTCTTGAAATAAACATAACTAACTATTTAGTTCCAGTCCAAACACGCCCTCAGCTCATTTATCAACAAAACGACTTTGTTAAAGACTcttaaaaaaccaaaaattcttttaaaaatactgcGTTCTTTGTACggctttaaattcaatttcacgTTGGgtagttaaaaaataaacaaccaaaaaaactacagacgaatgtgctcgactgtgagttacccgctacccattttaaaaaagaacaaaacagtctggtattattcttaaaatataccaaaaatgccgcaaaaatactcaaatataccgacGGTAATcgatgtagtactacattttaaatataccatggagtaCTAAACAtagtggtattattcttaaaatataccttcTTAATATCCTATAACccgaaatactaaaatatataatatatactatatgttttagtattgcatttaaaagtaCTAAACATGCCAGTATtgttcataaaaaatataccgaagtaatataccacaaaaatactaaaaatatgccaaaaatactaaaatataccgtaaagtACTAAACATGtcaatattattcattaaaaatataccaaagtaatataccacaaaaattctaaaatatgccgaaagttaaatttgattataaaaataccaGTTGAGCTAAGCAgcagttacatacatttcctgcaggcacaaagttataatacccttttagtCTTTGGGTAGAgagtataaaaaattatgggaaaacataacatttttatactcTTCGTTGCGTTGAAGGTCATGCTGAAGTTTTGGGATATATTTCAAATCTTCTTTAAAGTTTTTAGGGGTAATATGCGCTTCTATTGAACCCAAATCATCGCACTCATAAAATGTGTGTTTCATAAGCCTTTTTGGGGTTTCGCTGATTGATTTGATTCGTGTCAGTTTTTGTCATTTACTGGCTCTGCATGTTTTACGATTTCCCCGGAACTTGTTGAACTGTTGtcgaaaatcaaattaaaaacacattttcaacacacacaaaagtgaTTTCATCGCAGTTGCATGTCTGATGGATGTTTTGCGATATATAAATGCGACGATGCTGTAATCAAACACGCCCAGAAAACAAGTTCAAGATCAAGGTCAGGGCAGACACAATCGAAGCTGACGCGATGCTTATCTCAGTGGATTGTCAACGAATGCCATTTGAATGTAATGTCTCCCACTTTGAACTGCATTCAAAGGCGGCCATAAATCAGTCAATCgcccacaacaaaaacaacaacgacaacaacagcattcaACAGTTTTATGAGTGGGTGTTGACTGCCTGCCGTCTACTTATTGGCCATCGAAACACATGTCAAGCGGTAATGTGCAGCGCCTTGTAGGCATATATTGTgcacaaaaaaacagagaCTGAAAGACAGAAAGATAGACAGCAATTGCTGAGGCCCAATGCCAATGTCGGCGCAGCTTCAGCTGGTGTCTCAGACGTCATCGTTGTGGAATTTTTcgtcgactcaactcgactcgactcggtTTTGGCTCAGCtgtgccacaacaacaacaacaacatcaacaaacaGTCACAGTGTCTGCCAAAGTCGTCAAGCCAGTCTTATGCCTATGCCAAAACATTGAGTGAGATAAAAAGAGAAGTAGTTAGAGGGAAAGAGAGGAGCCAACCAAGAAAGATCTCCGTCGGCAATTGCCTTTGGGGCCTGGCGgcacttttaatttgtgtgcTTTGCCATGCAGAGGCacgaattatttttttttttttcatattttgttttttactacaacaacaagcaacgaGAAATTATATGTGATTTGCTGTGGAAAATGATGCGAGCATGTGTGTTGCATGCTTGTCGTGAAAATGGCCAACGGCTGCGACTTTGGGTTAGTCGCAAGCCTCAAATAGCTCAATTATGTGACACCATGAGCCCAAAAGAGTGAGAAAGGGAGCGCCAAAGCAGCTGGGAAGTGGAAGCAAGAGCGCGATATACGGAAGCTGCAAAACAGTCAAAGCTGTCTATTTGAAATGATTCACGTAATTATAGCTGCTATTAGAGTCTGGCCTAATGTGACCTTAGCTAACGTTTTAGTTGCCAACAGagttttctttcattttttttagtaactagtatttcaaataaaggtaattacaaaatttagaagctgacttttattttgtagataTACATTAAGTACCTTTATATGATAGACTTAAAGTTAAGTTAAAGTTTctattacaatatttgtattcatCTAAGGGAATAAACAATGGTATCTCTTATTGACTGAGTTATTCAGCTTCCTTAAATGACTTCATTTCCATATTTACTAACGACAATCAACTGATAAGCTATCAACTGTCGTGTAAAAGATAAACACGCAAAATGGCATCATACTTTGAATAGATCTAGAAAAAAATTCAGTTCAAAAGCTCAGATCTCAGAAATATTATAAGATAAgtacaatataatttttataataatgtaCTGAAAAATAATAGTTTTTGACTTTAGTACTTAGGAATAATCATTAATATCGAGTAGAAAGGTAAAAAGGTATAATTTCGGGATGATTCCACATATTTTAGGAGTGAATTTTTTTAGCTACCTTTAGGTGTCTAACTTTTTGACAcgaaaatgataaaaaaaaaacaaaaaaatgcatcGCTACACCTCTGAAACATTTGCCTATTCATAGAACACATTATTGagcaactaatttaatttaaaaaaatagttgtatGCCACTTTATGGaaaaatcattgaaaaatCGGCCCTTTGTGTATCTGGGCACCGGCCTTTAACAGGCTACAggaaaatttcattcaaaacaaacaccaattgtattgaaatattgtttacagccgcaaagtatgcaacagaaattcgaattcgataacaaatatttattgtatgacAGCACTaacacaaagaaaacaaaatatgcttTTGTTAGTGGTGACATTTAACTGAGCGAGCGACTGCTCGCTGTGCACAGCATGAGATTAATTGTGTGCGTCTGCGACTATTGGCAACGGCGTCATTATTATAATCGCCCCCTGACCAAGGCAATCCAAATGGAATCAACTGACGAGGGAAAGCAACTGGCTAAGCATAAACTTATGCGTCGACTTTCCGTGCAACTGGACGCTGTTAGTGGCAACTATTTGTTGCGCGAAGTACTGCAGCAAAGCGTCCTGCAACACCAGCTACAACACAATCTGGGCGTGCAACTCTTGTGGCTATCGTTGCAGCCACCTGCGAGACTTGACATCGATTACAAGTGGACACAAATGCTGTCGCACACCATTGCGGAGCACGTGCAATTGGACCAACTGATGTGCTGGCTGTCCACTCTGGGTGGCGGCTATTCATCGCTGGGCGATCAATTTACGCGCTGCGCTGAGGCAGCTGGCAAGATTTCATTGCAGCAGCTGAGCATTGGTATGCGACTGAGGAATCCCTTGATGCAGGCGCGTTGCAAGCTCTATTACAGCATTTCCCTCATTCAGCGTGGGGAATTGAGGCAAGCCAAGCAGCTGATAAGGAATCAATATCGCTTAGCTTGCGGGCAAAACGATCAGCGTTTGAAGAGAATGTGTCACGGCGTCTGGGAACGATTGCGTTATGAATACGGGGAGCGTCAGAGGAAGGCTATAAAATAGGATTAGCTGGAATAAAAAGGCGATtactttatataaaaatgaaaagttcgATCCAAAGATGTACAgcttttaaaagaaatataataccAAAAGTTTGAATGACGAGATTACATTgaagaaaaatcaaataaaagaaGTCAATCTAGGTTCATCAATAGTTCAACTACTCGGAATTCTTTGGCAAAACTATTTCAGTATCTGTTGTCTGGTAATTTTCCAAATGAATTCTGTGTCTTCTCTTGCATTAAGATactctaaaataaataaaatatttcgataGAAAACAAGAAACACCATAGATTTAAAAGTGGTTCCATTAAGCTACTCAGAGTTTTGTGACTTGGAAGAAAACGTTTCCTAATATGACGTCTAGTGATTTCCCCATTGATTCAACATTGATACTCTATAAACAAGCTTCCAATATTTTCTTATGCTGACAACAGTCACACCTCATTGAACTAACTAACTGTGCTCAAATGCCATAacgtttatttataattcaaatattggCATTTGAAATTAGcgtttaaaatgtaattgtttAGTTAAATACCCAAATTAAGTACATAAATCAAAGTGCTGTTAGTCATAGAAATATCAGCACATTTTTGGCATAATGTAGATTTATTTGAGCAGAAAATAAgtactatttaaaaatatttccttgacaaaacagttttgttttaaaagttCTCATCtttaaatgctattaaatGCACTCAATTTAGCTCAACAAAACTGCTtcgttgaaattttttttctaaactCTTTAACTCATTTGATTGGTTTTCATTTATCCTATAAATGTTCTTTGTTGAATTGTAACATAATTGcctcagcagctgctgcatttAAATCCTCAGacataaatgcataaatgtcTTATAGtgacaaataaattatgcaagcTTTCGCCTAAACATATTCATAATTAAGAGCTTATTTTACCTGAGAAGCAGCTGCAgtaacacaaacaaaacttaaatcaaaattctcAAACCAAATGTGTGATTTGTGTTGTCACACCCAAAGACCAAACCAAGGTGAATTACGCATAATGGCAAATAGAATGGAATAACAACTGCAAGCGATTTATGAAAGTGTCAAGTGGAATGCCAAACAAACAGTCGACATTGTGTTGGCCAATAACGTAATAAGTAAGCGCCAGTTGGCCAACTGAACGAGCgtaaaatttgtgtttatgaATGAAGTgttaataaagcaaataaatcgcTTCAAGAATTTTTTCGCTTGCTTAATTTGCCGCATCCATCAGCGGAAATACTTGTTAGCGTTTTCATCTTTTTATAAATCATTCAAATGTTGAGATATGATAAAtggctaaaaatatatcttggattttttttgtacttgcAGCACTTTAGCAATTTTCACAGCGATGTAAAAAGCTGACAACGAAGCAAAGGAAAACCAATTGAATCCCCACTAAAACCAGAACACtacagaagaagcagcaacagcagcaaccacaaggAATCACATTAAGTGTGCAACATGAGCAGCAACCGCAGCCAAATGATGTTGAGCTGCCTAGTAATTACCTTAGGTTTATGTGAgtaaattgcgcatacgccgcgtatgGTGTGTGTGCCCTTTACTGCCGTTGACAGCTAATAATATCATCATCCTTCCATCTCTCATCCAGTGGCACACACATGCCAGGCACAGATGCATTTAAGCGGCGCCAGCGCTGGCGTCAGCTTCCCCAATGCCAATGGTGGCGCCCCCTCACCGCTGTCGGAGGGCGTGGCAAAGCCACGTCGCATGTATGCCATGTGCCCGCCACAATTTCAACGTGTGGGCTTCGATTGCTACTCGCTGGTGTCGCAGCGCAGCAGCTGGCTGGAGGCGCATTTCTTCTGCAAGGACAAGAACGCCAATCTGGCGGAGCCCACAAAGTATGCGGATCGCAAGCTGAGAACCTTCCTGGAACGCCAGGATTCGCTTGCGGGCGGTAAGTGAATGCATCAGCTTAAGAGTGAAAAGTTCAAAGAGAGCAGCAAATTTAAGTGtgaaagcaaaaccaaaatcaTGATTCAATTATGAAAGGAATTACGAGATGGACAAATTTCAAGAGTTTTCAGGACTTAAAGtgaacaaaattataaagaattgactttaaaaattgcttaaaatttgaatttaaatttgaaatcattAAGAGCATTTCATAAAGAATAAGTCTCGACAAAAAATGAACTATAAGATGTTGAAGTTCctacaaaatatgtatgtaataaaaTAGAGACTGTTCTTTAagtaaaacaaacaagtaatatttattataaatgaatcAGAAAgtaagaaattatattttctacattaaattaatctaACTAACTTTtcattgtatttaaatttgaaattataaaagcaTTGATTGCGTGAAAAAggtaatacaaataaaaagattttgaAGTTTCTgcgaaattattatttaaagacaAAATAAGTCATACACTAAagaatattattgtattctctatcgaaatattttttataaatgaatCAGAGCGTAATaagtaatattttttagttaGTTAACTATCATAGACTTCAGTTATCTAAACTTCAAGACATCTAATTATGTATTCATTGTGTAAAACCTAAAGCTAAAATACGCAATGCTTttgaaataagtaaaataaagttagatag
This is a stretch of genomic DNA from Drosophila albomicans strain 15112-1751.03 chromosome 3, ASM965048v2, whole genome shotgun sequence. It encodes these proteins:
- the LOC117570481 gene encoding uncharacterized protein F58A4.6-like, translated to MRLIVCVCDYWQRRHYYNRPLTKAIQMESTDEGKQLAKHKLMRRLSVQLDAVSGNYLLREVLQQSVLQHQLQHNLGVQLLWLSLQPPARLDIDYKWTQMLSHTIAEHVQLDQLMCWLSTLGGGYSSLGDQFTRCAEAAGKISLQQLSIGMRLRNPLMQARCKLYYSISLIQRGELRQAKQLIRNQYRLACGQNDQRLKRMCHGVWERLRYEYGERQRKAIK